The following are encoded in a window of Streptomyces griseiscabiei genomic DNA:
- a CDS encoding inositol monophosphatase family protein yields the protein MTDQPERSERPDGLRAELLEIALDAAARAGAFLRDGRPADLGVAATKSSAVDVVTEMDIASEKLITGLLAERRPHDGVLGEEGASVEGTSGVQWVIDPLDGTVNYLYGLPSWAVSIAVRVDGETVVGVVYAPERGETFRAVLGEGAYLDDRPARVRPAPELGLALVGTGFGYRAERRAKQADVLRALIPEVRDIRRGGSAAIDLCDVAVGRLDAYYERGLNAWDYAAGDLVAREAGALTGGRPGEPLSPDLTIAAPPVLFEALQTRLDALGAWHD from the coding sequence ATGACCGACCAGCCAGAGCGTTCGGAGCGCCCGGACGGCCTGAGGGCCGAGCTGCTGGAGATCGCCCTGGACGCCGCCGCCCGCGCGGGAGCCTTTCTGCGCGACGGCCGGCCCGCCGATCTCGGTGTGGCCGCCACCAAGTCCAGCGCGGTCGACGTCGTCACCGAGATGGACATCGCCTCCGAGAAGCTGATCACCGGCCTGCTCGCCGAGCGCAGGCCGCACGACGGCGTGCTCGGCGAGGAGGGCGCCAGCGTCGAGGGCACCAGCGGCGTGCAGTGGGTGATCGACCCCCTCGACGGCACCGTCAACTACCTCTACGGGCTGCCCAGTTGGGCCGTGTCCATCGCGGTCCGGGTGGACGGCGAGACGGTCGTGGGCGTGGTGTACGCCCCGGAGCGCGGCGAGACCTTCCGGGCCGTCCTCGGCGAGGGCGCGTACCTCGACGACCGCCCCGCGCGCGTGCGGCCCGCCCCCGAGCTGGGGCTGGCCCTCGTCGGCACCGGCTTCGGCTACCGCGCCGAGCGGCGGGCCAAGCAGGCCGACGTGCTGCGCGCGCTGATCCCCGAGGTGCGGGACATCCGGCGCGGCGGCTCGGCCGCGATCGACCTGTGCGACGTGGCCGTGGGCCGTCTGGACGCGTACTACGAGCGCGGCCTGAACGCCTGGGACTACGCGGCGGGCGACCTCGTCGCCCGGGAGGCGGGCGCCCTGACCGGTGGCCGCCCCGGAGAGCCCCTCTCACCCGACCTGACCATCGCCGCCCCACCCGTCCTCTTCGAGGCCCTCCAGACCCGCCTGGACGCCCTCGGCGCCTGGCACGACTGA
- a CDS encoding response regulator transcription factor, with protein sequence MRVLVVEDEQLLADAVATGLRREAMAVDVVYDGAAALERIGVNDYDVVVLDRDLPLVHGDDVCRKLVELGLPTRVLMLTASGDVSDRVEGLEIGADDYLPKPFAFSELIARVRALGRRTSLPLPPVLERAGIKLDPNRREVFRDGKEVQLAPKEFAVLEVLMRSEGAVVSAEQLLEKAWDENTDPFTNVVRVTVMTLRRKLGEPPVIVTVPGSGYRI encoded by the coding sequence GTGCGCGTACTCGTCGTCGAGGACGAGCAGCTGCTCGCCGATGCGGTGGCCACCGGACTGCGCCGGGAGGCCATGGCCGTCGACGTCGTGTACGACGGTGCGGCCGCCCTGGAACGCATCGGAGTCAACGACTACGACGTGGTCGTCCTCGACCGGGACCTCCCTCTCGTCCACGGCGACGACGTCTGCCGCAAGCTCGTCGAGCTGGGCCTGCCCACGCGCGTGCTGATGCTCACCGCGTCCGGCGACGTCAGCGACCGCGTCGAGGGCCTGGAGATCGGCGCCGACGACTATCTGCCCAAGCCGTTCGCCTTCAGCGAGCTCATCGCGCGCGTACGGGCCCTCGGCCGGCGTACGAGCCTGCCGCTGCCGCCCGTCCTGGAGCGGGCCGGCATCAAGCTCGACCCCAACCGCCGCGAGGTCTTCCGCGACGGCAAGGAAGTCCAGCTCGCGCCCAAGGAGTTCGCGGTCCTGGAGGTGCTGATGCGCAGCGAGGGCGCCGTCGTCTCGGCGGAGCAACTGCTGGAGAAGGCCTGGGACGAGAACACCGACCCGTTCACCAACGTCGTGCGCGTCACGGTCATGACGCTGCGCCGCAAGCTCGGCGAACCACCGGTCATCGTCACCGTGCCCGGCTCCGGCTACCGGATCTGA
- a CDS encoding sensor histidine kinase gives MAATPAPPQAPPKPTWDPRRAQNPLPWLRPTIRIRLTLLYGGMFLIAGILLLSIIYLLAAQAVSTGNTPVFKIEDGTNISVSSNICPAVDADTAPTNLRLDDFNRAIAACIDHERQVALDTLLSRSLLALLGLAVIAFAFGYAMAGRVLAPLGRITRTARAVAGSDLSRRIELDGPDDELKELADTFDDMLERLQRAFTAQQRFVGNASHELRTPLAINRTLLEVHLSDPGAPAELQQLGRTLLATNERSEQLVEGLLLLARSDNQIVERKPVDLAEVASQAIDQVRSEADAKKVEIRGEWAPAVVQGNGVLLERIALNLVQNAVRYNVPGPGGWVEVTTELQHGQAVLTVTNTGPVVPAYEIDNLFEPFRRLRTERTGSDKGVGLGLSIVRSVARAHGGHIAARPREGGGLVMRVTLPV, from the coding sequence GTGGCCGCCACCCCGGCGCCGCCCCAGGCGCCCCCGAAGCCCACCTGGGACCCCCGCCGGGCACAGAACCCGCTCCCCTGGCTGCGCCCGACCATCCGGATACGGCTCACGCTGCTGTACGGCGGCATGTTCCTGATCGCCGGGATCCTGCTGCTGTCGATCATCTATCTGCTCGCCGCCCAGGCCGTGAGCACCGGCAACACCCCGGTGTTCAAGATCGAGGACGGCACGAACATCAGCGTGTCCAGCAACATATGTCCCGCGGTCGACGCCGACACGGCCCCGACCAACCTGAGGCTGGACGACTTCAACCGGGCGATCGCCGCCTGTATCGACCACGAGCGTCAGGTCGCCCTGGACACCCTGCTCAGCCGTTCCCTGCTGGCCCTGCTCGGGCTCGCCGTGATCGCGTTCGCGTTCGGGTACGCGATGGCGGGCCGGGTGCTCGCGCCGCTCGGCCGGATCACCCGCACCGCGCGCGCGGTGGCGGGCTCGGACCTGTCCCGCCGGATCGAGCTGGACGGCCCGGACGACGAGCTGAAGGAGCTGGCGGACACCTTCGACGACATGCTGGAGCGGCTCCAGCGGGCCTTCACGGCCCAGCAGCGGTTCGTCGGGAACGCCTCGCACGAGCTGAGGACACCGCTGGCGATCAACCGCACGCTGCTGGAGGTGCATCTCTCCGATCCGGGCGCGCCGGCCGAGCTGCAGCAGCTGGGCAGGACGCTGCTGGCCACCAACGAGCGCAGTGAGCAGCTCGTCGAGGGGCTGCTGCTGCTCGCCCGCAGCGACAACCAGATCGTGGAGCGCAAGCCGGTGGACCTCGCCGAGGTGGCGTCCCAGGCCATCGACCAGGTGCGCTCCGAGGCCGACGCCAAGAAGGTGGAGATCCGCGGCGAGTGGGCCCCCGCGGTCGTCCAGGGCAACGGCGTGCTGCTGGAGCGGATCGCCCTGAACCTCGTCCAGAACGCCGTCCGGTACAACGTGCCGGGACCGGGCGGCTGGGTGGAGGTCACCACGGAGCTGCAGCACGGGCAGGCGGTGCTGACGGTCACGAACACCGGACCCGTGGTCCCGGCGTACGAGATCGACAACCTTTTCGAGCCGTTCCGGCGGCTGCGTACGGAGCGCACGGGCAGTGACAAGGGCGTGGGCCTCGGCCTGTCGATCGTCCGGTCCGTGGCCCGTGCGCACGGCGGCCATATCGCCGCCCGGCCACGTGAGGGAGGCGGACTCGTGATGCGCGTGACCCTTCCCGTCTGA
- a CDS encoding DUF4193 domain-containing protein — MATDYDTPRKTDDDVDSDSLEELKARRNDKSTSAVDVDEFEAAEGLELPGADLSNEELAVRVLPKQQDEFTCMSCFLVHHRSQLAREKNGQPICRDCD, encoded by the coding sequence ATGGCAACGGATTACGACACCCCACGCAAGACCGACGACGACGTCGACTCGGACAGCCTGGAAGAGCTCAAGGCTCGCCGGAACGACAAGTCGACTTCCGCCGTGGATGTAGACGAGTTCGAGGCCGCCGAAGGCCTGGAACTGCCCGGGGCCGACCTCTCGAACGAGGAGCTGGCCGTCCGGGTGCTGCCCAAGCAGCAGGACGAGTTCACCTGCATGAGCTGCTTCCTGGTGCACCACCGCAGCCAGCTGGCCCGCGAGAAGAACGGTCAGCCGATCTGCCGCGACTGCGACTGA
- a CDS encoding DUF3093 domain-containing protein, which produces MQLSASPYEERLTAPRTWWLVCFLVGVSMALILLPFGTLPLLGGLAGGTAVAAVAASSYGSVRIRVVGDSLIAGEAKIPVGALGEPEILDREEAQAWRTHKANPHAFMLLRAYIPTALRIPVVDPTDPTPYVYLSTREPERLVAALEAARTAA; this is translated from the coding sequence ATGCAGCTCTCCGCCTCGCCGTACGAAGAACGCCTCACCGCTCCCCGCACCTGGTGGCTCGTCTGCTTCCTGGTCGGCGTCTCGATGGCCCTCATCCTGCTGCCGTTCGGCACGCTGCCCCTGCTGGGCGGACTGGCGGGCGGCACCGCGGTCGCGGCGGTCGCGGCCAGCTCCTACGGCTCGGTCCGTATCCGGGTCGTCGGCGACTCACTGATCGCGGGCGAGGCGAAGATCCCGGTCGGCGCCCTCGGCGAACCGGAGATCCTGGACCGCGAGGAGGCCCAGGCCTGGCGCACCCACAAGGCCAACCCGCACGCCTTCATGCTCCTGCGCGCCTACATCCCGACGGCCCTGCGCATCCCCGTCGTGGACCCGACCGACCCCACCCCGTACGTGTACCTGTCGACCCGGGAACCGGAGCGTCTGGTGGCCGCCCTGGAAGCGGCGAGGACGGCCGCGTAG
- a CDS encoding PaaI family thioesterase: MRGTSAALRPPADAKAPVRHPEAPAPGESLGAHYGQCFGCGGEQPHGLHLEATAGEGVTLTAEFTVRPAHQGAPGLAHGGVLASALDETLGSLTWLLRTIAVTGRLETDFLRPVPVGTVLHLRAEVTAVAGRKIFASAEGRIGGPDGALAVRADALFVEVKVDHFIDHGRDEEIQAAMNDPDQVRRARAFEVNP; this comes from the coding sequence GTGAGAGGTACTTCCGCGGCCCTGCGGCCCCCGGCGGACGCCAAGGCGCCCGTACGGCATCCCGAGGCACCCGCCCCCGGAGAGTCGCTGGGCGCGCACTACGGGCAGTGTTTCGGCTGTGGCGGCGAGCAGCCCCACGGACTGCATCTGGAGGCGACGGCCGGTGAGGGCGTCACCCTCACCGCCGAGTTCACCGTGCGGCCCGCGCACCAGGGGGCGCCGGGCCTCGCGCACGGCGGGGTCCTGGCCAGCGCCCTCGACGAGACCCTCGGCTCCCTCACCTGGCTGCTGCGCACCATCGCGGTGACCGGACGGCTGGAGACCGACTTCCTGCGGCCCGTCCCCGTCGGCACCGTGCTGCATCTGCGGGCCGAGGTGACCGCGGTGGCCGGGCGGAAGATCTTCGCCAGTGCCGAGGGCCGCATCGGGGGTCCCGACGGAGCCCTCGCCGTGCGTGCCGACGCGCTCTTCGTCGAGGTCAAGGTCGACCACTTCATCGACCACGGCCGTGACGAGGAGATCCAGGCGGCCATGAACGACCCGGACCAGGTCCGGCGGGCCCGTGCCTTCGAGGTGAATCCGTGA
- the dut gene encoding dUTP diphosphatase, giving the protein MSGERPPLDVLIRRVDPDVPLPDYARPGDAGADLRTTESRELKPGERAVLPTGVSIALPEGYAAFVHPRSGLAARCGVALVNAPGTVDAGYRGEIKVIVVNLDPYEAVRFERFDRIAQLVVQQVEKVRFQEVAELPDSARAEGGFGSTGGHAAVDGTTAGTTSGATSGTTGGNRYASVVSDREGQ; this is encoded by the coding sequence GTGAGCGGCGAACGTCCCCCTCTCGACGTCCTGATCCGGCGCGTCGACCCCGATGTGCCGCTGCCGGACTATGCGCGGCCCGGTGACGCGGGAGCCGATCTGCGCACCACGGAGAGCCGGGAGCTGAAGCCCGGTGAACGGGCCGTGCTGCCCACGGGAGTGTCCATCGCGCTCCCGGAGGGGTACGCGGCCTTCGTGCACCCGCGGTCCGGTCTCGCGGCCCGCTGCGGCGTCGCCCTGGTGAATGCCCCGGGGACGGTTGATGCCGGGTACCGTGGGGAGATCAAGGTGATCGTGGTGAATCTCGACCCGTATGAAGCCGTACGGTTCGAGCGCTTTGACAGGATTGCCCAACTGGTCGTCCAGCAGGTCGAGAAGGTGCGCTTCCAGGAGGTGGCGGAGCTTCCCGACTCGGCGCGGGCCGAGGGGGGCTTCGGGTCCACCGGCGGTCATGCCGCCGTGGACGGCACAACCGCCGGCACGACGAGCGGCGCAACAAGCGGCACAACGGGTGGGAATCGATACGCATCGGTCGTATCCGACCGGGAAGGACAGTGA